DNA from Acidobacteriota bacterium:
GCGCAGGGAGACTTCCGGGTCCCGGCCTACCGCGGCAAAGACCATGCCTTCGTGCAGTACCGGCGTCGCCACGAACACATTCCTGGATTCCCCTCGGGCCGCCTCGTCGCTGGTGAGTGCCGAGTTGCCGTCGAACCGCCACAGCGGCCTTCCCGTCGTGGGCTCGAAGCCGTAGAGCCAGCCGTCGCCGCCCGGGAAAACGGCCTGGTCCCCGCCGCCGGCACGCCCGTAGGAGGGACTCCCCCACTGCCCGTCGACGAGCGCCGCGCCGGGGCTGCCATCGCGCCATACCGGCCGGCCCGTCGCACGCTCCAACGCCGCAAAGCTGGGCGCTTCCGGGGCCGGAACCCGCCCGTCGTCCGTCACCCCGTTGCTGGTCGACACGAACACCAGATTGCCCACGGCCAGCGGCGTAGAGGCCGCCATGTGTTTCGGGAACACGCCCCACTCGCCGACCATGTCGAACGACCAGTCGACTCCCCCGTCGAGGTTCGCCGCGACGACCTCCCCCCGGTTCGAGACGTAGTACAGCCTTTCGCCGTCGAACGACGGAGTCGAGCACACTCCCTGGAGCGGCCAGTCGTTCGCATCCCCGGCTTCCAGCTTCTCGTGGGTGATCTGCCAGCGGAACCCGCCGTCACGGCGGTCGAACGCCATCACCACGCCACGGTCGCCGACAACCGCCGGGTCGCGGGGCCGCTCGTTGTTCGTGCCTACGACGATCAGGCCGCCCGCGATCGTCGGACCGCCGTAGGTCACCGTGCCGAGGTCGGCGGACCAGAGAACACCCTCGCCGGAGGGAACATCCCAGGTGACCGGCAAGTCCTCAGCCTCGGCCACCCGGTTGCGCCCGGGATTCGGGTCGTCGGCAACGAGCGCACCGCCCCACACAAACGCGAACAGGGAAACGGCGGGGAGAAACCTCAATGGCCTCAGCCCCGCAACCGCGCTCAGGCCTCCCGCAACTGCGGCTCGATGATGCCCAGCTCGACCGACGTCTCCACGACGGCCTGGATCGTGTCCTCCACGGGTCGGAGGGTGGCCCCCAGCACGGAGACCGCCTTCTTGCTGTGGTTGAGCGCCGCCGGTGGTGGCGTGCCGCCTTCAGGGACTTCCGGTTCGCCGACCGTGAACGCCGGGAAGAGTTCCTGGATGATCCCACGCACCTCCGTGCCGAGCCGGAGAGCGGAACGCCCGCCGCTGCCGTGCAGGAGGTAGCGGTTGCCGCCGTTCGACGCCCGGTGGTCCACATCTGACTCGGCCGCCAGCCGTTCCGCCTTGACCAGGTCGCGCACGTCGATGATGTTGTAGTACATGTCGTACGGCGTCGGCCACGACGTCGCCTGTCCCGCGGCGAGCCGGCCGATCTGCTCGATCCACTGGCCGACCTGGGCCTTGAACAGGATCGGCCCGCAGATCATCGCCGGGTTCAGGGTGACCACGTCCCAGCGGCCGCCGCTGTCGTCGGCGGCCTGATTCAGCAGATGCTCCGTGTCCACCTTGCTGCGGGCATAGGCCATCCGGGGGTGCTGCCAGACCTCCGGTTCGAAGTTGTCGTTCGCCCAGTCCGTCTCCGTCCACGCATAGCCCGGAGGCATGGCCGGCGCTCCCAGGCCCGCCACCGCCGCCAGGGAACTCGTGTAGACGACGCGCTTGACGCTGCCGCTCCGGTTCACCGAGTCGATCACGTTCCGCGTCCCGGCCATGCCGCCCTCGTAGACGTCCGTCGACACGTTGCCGGAGCCCAACGGCTGCGACTTGCCGTCGGCCGAGTTGCCGAGCACCGCGGCGACGTGGAACACGGCCGAGCAGCCGGTAAAAGCCTCGTCGTACGAACCGGGGACGAACAGGTCGCAGCCGTCGACGATCTCGACGTTCGGCAGCCGGTTCAGGTACTCGACGCAGTCCCTGCCGCGCCAGGAATCGGCGTTGCGCAAGCAGGCCCGGACCGTGTAGCCCTGGAGGACGAGCTCGCGCACCATGTGGCCGCCGGTGAAACCGGAAACACCGGTGACGGCGACCGGGCCGTCGTGCGGAGAAATGGCAGTCATCGTGTTGGCTCCTTGCAGCTCCCGGTAGCGGGCGCCGGGCTTCCCGCCTACTCCTGCGGCGGTGCGTACACCAGCATCCAGTTGACGCCGAAGCGGTCGACGCACATGCCGAAGTAGGCGCCCCAGAACTGGTCCTCCATCGGCATCGTCACCGCGCCGCCGTCCGACAGCTTCGCGATCAGCTCGTCGGCACGTTCCCGGCTCTCGGCCTCGACCGAGATCGAGAAGTTGTTGCCGACCGCAAGCGGCGGCCCGAACGTCGTGCTGTCGCTCCCCATCAGCACGCTGTCGCCGACCGGCAGGGACACGTGCATGATCTGGTCCTCCTGGCCCTCGGCCAGCGGCAGCCCCTCCGGGCCCTCGCCGAAGGTGTTGAAGTCCGAGAACTCGCCGCCGAAGACGGACCGGTAGAAGTCGAACGCCTCGCGGCAGTTGCCGTCGAAGGTCAGGTAGGTGTTCAGTGCCATGAAGGATCTCCTCTAGTCAGGCCGGCACGGGAATGAGGCTGACCCGTCCGGCCCCGGGGCGGCGGGAGCTTACGTCAAGGCCGAGGGACCTGACGAGCGAGGCCGCCTACTCCGGCGCCAGCGCGCGGATCGTCTCCCGCAGATCATCCCCCGGATGCATGATCTGAATCGCCGGGGTATGCACCCCCGCCTCGATGTACTCCTGGATCCGCTCCCGGCACTTGCCGGGCGAACCGATGATCAGGATGTCGCGAAGCGCCTCCTCGGGGATGACCTCCAGCGCCTTCTTCCTGTCGCCGGCTGCCCAGGCGTCCCACATCGGGCCGAGGACGTCGCGGCGGCCCAGCCAGTCGTGAAAAGCGGCGTAGACCGGCACGTTCAGGTAGGCGGCCATGGAGCGTTTGCCGACGAAGTCGATCACGCCCTGGTCTTCGGTGGCGATGACGAAGATGCGCGCCGCGATCTCCTTGCCGGGGCCGGCCTCGTGGACGTAGGGAACGACCCTCTTCACGTCGCCGGGCGACAGCCAGTTCAGGATCGCGCCGTCGCCTTCGCGGCCGGCCATCCGCAGCATGCCCTGGCGCAGCGCCGCCACCAGGATCGGCGGAGACTCCTTCAGCGGCCTGCCCATGCGGAAGCCGCGGACGTGGAAGGTCTCGAACTCCTCCTCGATCCGGTCGCCGGTGAGCGCCTTCTTGAGGAAACGGACCATGTCCCGGGTCTTGTAGTAAGGCCGCTCGAACGGGATGTCGTTCCACTGCTCGACGATCACGTTGGACGATGTGCCGATGCCCATGACGAAGCGCCCCGGCGCCGCCTCGGCCATCGCGCCGACGGTCTGCGCCATCAGCGCCGGGCCGCGGGTGTAGGCGGGGATGATCGCGATGCCGAGCCGAGCGGTCGGCGCCCAGATCGAGGCCTGCACGAGAGGCGTGAAGCCGTCGGAGCCGTTCGACTCGGAGGACCAGAAGTCGGTGTACCCCAGGTCCACCATCTCCTTGATCAGGTCTTCCTGCTCCGCCAGGGGCAGGCCGAATGGGATCGTCATTCCGTATCGCTGCATGGTCTCGGGCTCCCCTGGCGCGACCCGGAAGTCGCGGTCCGGCTGAGTCTGCGGTTGCGGAGGCGAACGGGATTGTACGGCAGACGTCTCCTATACTGACCGGCCTCGATTCCGCAGCAACGTTCCACCTGGAGATACGGATCATGGGACCACTCGACGGCTACCGCATTCTCGAGATCGCCGGCATCGGACCGGGGCCGTTCTGCGCAATGGTGCTCTCGGACCTGGGCGCCGAGGTCGTTCGCATCGACCGGAAGGCCTACGCGGGCCGGGGCTCGAAGTTCGATGTGCTGAACCGCGGCCGCCGCTCCCTGGGATTGGACCTCAAGCGTCCGGAGGCGGTCGAAGCAGTGCTCGACATGGTCGAGAAGGCCGACGGCCTGATCGAGGGCTTTCGTCCGGGGGTCATGGAGCGG
Protein-coding regions in this window:
- a CDS encoding VOC family protein; its protein translation is MALNTYLTFDGNCREAFDFYRSVFGGEFSDFNTFGEGPEGLPLAEGQEDQIMHVSLPVGDSVLMGSDSTTFGPPLAVGNNFSISVEAESRERADELIAKLSDGGAVTMPMEDQFWGAYFGMCVDRFGVNWMLVYAPPQE
- a CDS encoding PQQ-binding-like beta-propeller repeat protein — protein: MRFLPAVSLFAFVWGGALVADDPNPGRNRVAEAEDLPVTWDVPSGEGVLWSADLGTVTYGGPTIAGGLIVVGTNNERPRDPAVVGDRGVVMAFDRRDGGFRWQITHEKLEAGDANDWPLQGVCSTPSFDGERLYYVSNRGEVVAANLDGGVDWSFDMVGEWGVFPKHMAASTPLAVGNLVFVSTSNGVTDDGRVPAPEAPSFAALERATGRPVWRDGSPGAALVDGQWGSPSYGRAGGGDQAVFPGGDGWLYGFEPTTGRPLWRFDGNSALTSDEAARGESRNVFVATPVLHEGMVFAAVGRDPEVSLRRGVVWAVDAGGRGDVTSGGVRWRFEDPDLGRAIATVAVVGGIVYTADLNGFLFAIDASTGEKLWTYDALAPFWSSPLVADGKVYAGDTEGDVAVLRAGRTLEVLAENVMPQAVYASPSTDGSGLYVATSDTLYALRSRGSARFGAGER
- a CDS encoding NAD-dependent epimerase/dehydratase family protein produces the protein MTAISPHDGPVAVTGVSGFTGGHMVRELVLQGYTVRACLRNADSWRGRDCVEYLNRLPNVEIVDGCDLFVPGSYDEAFTGCSAVFHVAAVLGNSADGKSQPLGSGNVSTDVYEGGMAGTRNVIDSVNRSGSVKRVVYTSSLAAVAGLGAPAMPPGYAWTETDWANDNFEPEVWQHPRMAYARSKVDTEHLLNQAADDSGGRWDVVTLNPAMICGPILFKAQVGQWIEQIGRLAAGQATSWPTPYDMYYNIIDVRDLVKAERLAAESDVDHRASNGGNRYLLHGSGGRSALRLGTEVRGIIQELFPAFTVGEPEVPEGGTPPPAALNHSKKAVSVLGATLRPVEDTIQAVVETSVELGIIEPQLREA
- a CDS encoding LLM class F420-dependent oxidoreductase encodes the protein MTIPFGLPLAEQEDLIKEMVDLGYTDFWSSESNGSDGFTPLVQASIWAPTARLGIAIIPAYTRGPALMAQTVGAMAEAAPGRFVMGIGTSSNVIVEQWNDIPFERPYYKTRDMVRFLKKALTGDRIEEEFETFHVRGFRMGRPLKESPPILVAALRQGMLRMAGREGDGAILNWLSPGDVKRVVPYVHEAGPGKEIAARIFVIATEDQGVIDFVGKRSMAAYLNVPVYAAFHDWLGRRDVLGPMWDAWAAGDRKKALEVIPEEALRDILIIGSPGKCRERIQEYIEAGVHTPAIQIMHPGDDLRETIRALAPE